A part of Perca fluviatilis chromosome 15, GENO_Pfluv_1.0, whole genome shotgun sequence genomic DNA contains:
- the LOC120573806 gene encoding neurogenic differentiation factor 2-like isoform X1: protein MHTRIHSLHAYMLTYSLRHTVHADTPRRTFVHRLQLLECARWERSPSEQPIISTYRPTQTGSVGSLARAVPEDGLKLKRVFFLLPIPCEELESRATMLTRLFSDPSLLPGVQKYSGWAEDSDDEDSKLKEEDQDTQEDTEGSELRGSSRTHSEHAGEDDEDDEVEEEDDDDGEDTGGDRPKKRGPKKRKMTPARVERSKMRRVKANARERTRMHDLNSALDNLRKVVPCYSKTQKLSKIETLRLAKNYIWALSEILRSGKRPDLVAYVQTLCKGLSQPTTNLVAGCLQLNSRNFLTEQQCQDGGRYGSGSFSMHSYPYQCARLSSPHCQPGSGSNSHPLRTHGYSAYDSLYGGSGSPEYNSPEYEGPLSPPLCINGNFSLKHQGSASPENEKGYHYSAMHYSGLPGSRNTGPHNLVFGSSGARSGIHSENVLPYHDMHLHHERAPVYDELNAFFHN from the exons atgcacacacgcatacatagcCTACATGCATACATGCTCACTTACTCActcagacatacagtacacgCAGACACACCAAGACGCACGTTCGTTCACAGGCTCCAGTTACTCGAGTGCGCGCGCTGGGAGAGAAGCCCTTCTGAACAACCCATCATCAGCACCTATAGGCCTACACAGACAGGGAGCGTCGGTTCGCTCGCTCGTGCGGTCCCCGAAGATGGTCTAAAACTCAAGCGCGTGTTTTTTCTCCTCCCAATCCCTTGTGAAGAGCTCGAGTCGAG aGCCACAATGTTGACGAGGCTTTTCAGTGACCCCTCGCTGCTTCCCGGTGTGCAGAAATACTCGGGCTGGGCGGAGGACAGCGATGACGAGGATTCCAAGCTCAAAGAAGAGGATCAGGACACCCAGGAGGACACGGAGGGATCGGAGCTGAGAGGAAGCAGCCGTACGCACTCCGAGCACGCCGGGGAAGACGACGAGGACgatgaggtggaggaggaggacgacgaCGACGGAGAGGATACAGGGGGGGACAGGCCCAAGAAAAGGGGTCCCAAGAAGCGCAAAATGACCCCGGCCCGTGTCGAGCGCTCCAAGATGCGGCGGGTAAAAGCCAATGCACGGGAGCGTACCCGCATGCACGACCTGAACTCTGCGCTCGACAATCTGCGTAAAGTTGTGCCCTGCTACTCCAAAACGCAAAAACTTTCCAAAATCGAGACACTGCGGTTGGCCAAAAACTATATCTGGGCCTTGTCGGAGATATTGCGCTCTGGAAAAAGGCCTGACCTTGTGGCTTACGTCCAGACGCTGTGCAAGGGACTCTCCCAGCCCACGACCAACCTGGTGGCGGGGTGCCTGCAGCTAAACTCCCGTAACTTCCTAACCGAACAGCAGTGTCAGGACGGGGGGAGGTACGGGTCTGGCTCCTTCTCCATGCATTCCTACCCATACCAGTGTGCGCGTCTCTCCAGCCCCCACTGCCAGCCGGGCTCGGGCTCAAACTCGCATCCGCTGAGGACGCACGGCTACTCCGCTTACGATTCTCTGTACGGTGGGAGCGGATCTCCAGAGTATAACAGCCCCGAGTATGAGGGGCCCCTCAGCCCGCCACTGTGCATCAATGGCAACTTTTCCCTGAAGCACCAAGGCTCTGCGTCCCCCGAAAACGAGAAGGGGTACCACTACTCTGCTATGCATTACTCCGGCCTGCCTGGCTCCAGAAACACCGGGCCCCACAACCTGGTGTTTGGCTCCTCGGGGGCCCGGAGCGGCATTCACTCTGAAAACGTCCTGCCTTACCATGACATGCACTTACACCACGAGAGGGCCCCAGTATATGATGAACTGAACGCATTTTTTCATAATTAA
- the LOC120573806 gene encoding neurogenic differentiation factor 2-like isoform X2, with protein sequence MKGATMLTRLFSDPSLLPGVQKYSGWAEDSDDEDSKLKEEDQDTQEDTEGSELRGSSRTHSEHAGEDDEDDEVEEEDDDDGEDTGGDRPKKRGPKKRKMTPARVERSKMRRVKANARERTRMHDLNSALDNLRKVVPCYSKTQKLSKIETLRLAKNYIWALSEILRSGKRPDLVAYVQTLCKGLSQPTTNLVAGCLQLNSRNFLTEQQCQDGGRYGSGSFSMHSYPYQCARLSSPHCQPGSGSNSHPLRTHGYSAYDSLYGGSGSPEYNSPEYEGPLSPPLCINGNFSLKHQGSASPENEKGYHYSAMHYSGLPGSRNTGPHNLVFGSSGARSGIHSENVLPYHDMHLHHERAPVYDELNAFFHN encoded by the exons ATGAAAGG aGCCACAATGTTGACGAGGCTTTTCAGTGACCCCTCGCTGCTTCCCGGTGTGCAGAAATACTCGGGCTGGGCGGAGGACAGCGATGACGAGGATTCCAAGCTCAAAGAAGAGGATCAGGACACCCAGGAGGACACGGAGGGATCGGAGCTGAGAGGAAGCAGCCGTACGCACTCCGAGCACGCCGGGGAAGACGACGAGGACgatgaggtggaggaggaggacgacgaCGACGGAGAGGATACAGGGGGGGACAGGCCCAAGAAAAGGGGTCCCAAGAAGCGCAAAATGACCCCGGCCCGTGTCGAGCGCTCCAAGATGCGGCGGGTAAAAGCCAATGCACGGGAGCGTACCCGCATGCACGACCTGAACTCTGCGCTCGACAATCTGCGTAAAGTTGTGCCCTGCTACTCCAAAACGCAAAAACTTTCCAAAATCGAGACACTGCGGTTGGCCAAAAACTATATCTGGGCCTTGTCGGAGATATTGCGCTCTGGAAAAAGGCCTGACCTTGTGGCTTACGTCCAGACGCTGTGCAAGGGACTCTCCCAGCCCACGACCAACCTGGTGGCGGGGTGCCTGCAGCTAAACTCCCGTAACTTCCTAACCGAACAGCAGTGTCAGGACGGGGGGAGGTACGGGTCTGGCTCCTTCTCCATGCATTCCTACCCATACCAGTGTGCGCGTCTCTCCAGCCCCCACTGCCAGCCGGGCTCGGGCTCAAACTCGCATCCGCTGAGGACGCACGGCTACTCCGCTTACGATTCTCTGTACGGTGGGAGCGGATCTCCAGAGTATAACAGCCCCGAGTATGAGGGGCCCCTCAGCCCGCCACTGTGCATCAATGGCAACTTTTCCCTGAAGCACCAAGGCTCTGCGTCCCCCGAAAACGAGAAGGGGTACCACTACTCTGCTATGCATTACTCCGGCCTGCCTGGCTCCAGAAACACCGGGCCCCACAACCTGGTGTTTGGCTCCTCGGGGGCCCGGAGCGGCATTCACTCTGAAAACGTCCTGCCTTACCATGACATGCACTTACACCACGAGAGGGCCCCAGTATATGATGAACTGAACGCATTTTTTCATAATTAA
- the LOC120573806 gene encoding neurogenic differentiation factor 2-like isoform X3, with translation MLTRLFSDPSLLPGVQKYSGWAEDSDDEDSKLKEEDQDTQEDTEGSELRGSSRTHSEHAGEDDEDDEVEEEDDDDGEDTGGDRPKKRGPKKRKMTPARVERSKMRRVKANARERTRMHDLNSALDNLRKVVPCYSKTQKLSKIETLRLAKNYIWALSEILRSGKRPDLVAYVQTLCKGLSQPTTNLVAGCLQLNSRNFLTEQQCQDGGRYGSGSFSMHSYPYQCARLSSPHCQPGSGSNSHPLRTHGYSAYDSLYGGSGSPEYNSPEYEGPLSPPLCINGNFSLKHQGSASPENEKGYHYSAMHYSGLPGSRNTGPHNLVFGSSGARSGIHSENVLPYHDMHLHHERAPVYDELNAFFHN, from the coding sequence ATGTTGACGAGGCTTTTCAGTGACCCCTCGCTGCTTCCCGGTGTGCAGAAATACTCGGGCTGGGCGGAGGACAGCGATGACGAGGATTCCAAGCTCAAAGAAGAGGATCAGGACACCCAGGAGGACACGGAGGGATCGGAGCTGAGAGGAAGCAGCCGTACGCACTCCGAGCACGCCGGGGAAGACGACGAGGACgatgaggtggaggaggaggacgacgaCGACGGAGAGGATACAGGGGGGGACAGGCCCAAGAAAAGGGGTCCCAAGAAGCGCAAAATGACCCCGGCCCGTGTCGAGCGCTCCAAGATGCGGCGGGTAAAAGCCAATGCACGGGAGCGTACCCGCATGCACGACCTGAACTCTGCGCTCGACAATCTGCGTAAAGTTGTGCCCTGCTACTCCAAAACGCAAAAACTTTCCAAAATCGAGACACTGCGGTTGGCCAAAAACTATATCTGGGCCTTGTCGGAGATATTGCGCTCTGGAAAAAGGCCTGACCTTGTGGCTTACGTCCAGACGCTGTGCAAGGGACTCTCCCAGCCCACGACCAACCTGGTGGCGGGGTGCCTGCAGCTAAACTCCCGTAACTTCCTAACCGAACAGCAGTGTCAGGACGGGGGGAGGTACGGGTCTGGCTCCTTCTCCATGCATTCCTACCCATACCAGTGTGCGCGTCTCTCCAGCCCCCACTGCCAGCCGGGCTCGGGCTCAAACTCGCATCCGCTGAGGACGCACGGCTACTCCGCTTACGATTCTCTGTACGGTGGGAGCGGATCTCCAGAGTATAACAGCCCCGAGTATGAGGGGCCCCTCAGCCCGCCACTGTGCATCAATGGCAACTTTTCCCTGAAGCACCAAGGCTCTGCGTCCCCCGAAAACGAGAAGGGGTACCACTACTCTGCTATGCATTACTCCGGCCTGCCTGGCTCCAGAAACACCGGGCCCCACAACCTGGTGTTTGGCTCCTCGGGGGCCCGGAGCGGCATTCACTCTGAAAACGTCCTGCCTTACCATGACATGCACTTACACCACGAGAGGGCCCCAGTATATGATGAACTGAACGCATTTTTTCATAATTAA